From one Caldithrix abyssi DSM 13497 genomic stretch:
- a CDS encoding LacI family DNA-binding transcriptional regulator, translating into MKITIHDVARRAGVSTATVSLVLHNKRKISEETRKRVLKAIQELNYHPSQVARGLVLKQTGNIGFVLTEDHFLRTEPFYTRIFLGTEFEARDSNYFVLLATIPNDFFDDTPLPRFVMQQNVDGIIIAGKVPLKFLDKLRSYNFPLVFVDYYPPRGTYSAVLIDNIRGGMIATDHLIELGHQKIAFIGGDLQHPSISERYLGYKLALEKHGLTYDADLVVTGEQSTSKENGYRAVCALLDKKTEFTALFACNDAMAMGAMECLKKRGIKIPEQVSIVGFDDIEQDAFLDPPLTTIAVPKPDLGIEAMKLMQDILNKNIRTNKKVLVPVELVVRKSTTRLRD; encoded by the coding sequence ATGAAAATTACCATTCATGATGTGGCGCGTCGTGCCGGCGTTTCCACTGCTACCGTCTCTCTTGTTTTACACAACAAGCGAAAGATCTCTGAGGAAACACGCAAACGGGTTTTAAAAGCCATTCAAGAATTGAATTACCATCCCTCGCAGGTTGCCCGGGGACTGGTACTCAAACAAACGGGAAATATTGGCTTTGTTTTGACGGAAGATCATTTTCTGCGCACCGAACCTTTTTACACCAGAATTTTTCTCGGTACCGAATTTGAAGCTCGTGATTCCAACTACTTTGTTCTGCTTGCCACCATTCCCAATGATTTTTTTGACGACACGCCTTTGCCGCGTTTTGTTATGCAGCAAAATGTGGACGGCATTATCATCGCTGGTAAAGTCCCTTTAAAGTTTTTAGACAAGCTTCGCAGTTACAATTTTCCGCTGGTCTTTGTAGATTATTATCCTCCACGCGGAACTTACAGCGCGGTGCTCATTGATAATATTCGCGGCGGAATGATCGCCACCGATCATCTGATTGAATTAGGACATCAGAAGATTGCGTTTATTGGCGGCGATTTGCAACATCCCAGTATTTCCGAACGATATCTTGGTTACAAATTAGCGCTTGAAAAACACGGTCTGACTTATGATGCCGATCTTGTCGTTACTGGCGAACAATCTACCAGTAAAGAAAACGGCTACCGCGCCGTCTGCGCTTTATTGGATAAAAAGACAGAGTTTACCGCCCTGTTTGCCTGCAACGATGCCATGGCCATGGGAGCGATGGAGTGCCTGAAAAAGAGAGGAATTAAAATCCCCGAACAGGTAAGCATTGTGGGCTTTGACGATATTGAACAAGATGCCTTCCTTGACCCTCCTCTAACAACAATTGCCGTTCCCAAGCCTGATCTGGGCATTGAAGCAATGAAATTAATGCAAGACATTTTAAATAAAAACATCCGTACCAATAAAAAAGTACTGGTGCCGGTTGAGCTGGTTGTTCGAAAGTCAACTACGCGGTTAAGAGATTAG
- the accC gene encoding acetyl-CoA carboxylase biotin carboxylase subunit, whose protein sequence is MFKKILVANRGEIALRIIRTCKDMGIQSVAVYSEIDRKSPHVLFADEAYPLGGVTSTESYLRGDKIIEIALQHDVQAIHPGYGFLSENADFARAVRQAGLIFIGPPPEAIELMGSKTAARILMREHDVPTIPGTLEPITSEREALKVAEEIGYPILLKASAGGGGKGMRLVHRAEELADALQGAAREAQSAFGDASVYIEKYLEKPRHIEFQILADQHGNIVHLGERECSIQRRHQKIIEEAPSVVLTPELRQQMGEAAIKAARACGYHNAGTIEFMLDKDGRFYFLEMNTRLQVEHPVTELVTGLDLVQEQILVAAGKKLAIQQSYTSFYGHAIECRLYAEDADNNFSPSPGTITFLRPAMGPGIREDSGVAEGNEISLYYDPMISKLIAWGANREQAINRMIRALKEYQLAGIKTNFGFLLRVLQHPAFKAGQLSTTFIDQHREDLFKEDLAETEALALAALLGHVKRPAKSFKIAQQNNKPATSQWKIVGRMKNAR, encoded by the coding sequence ATGTTTAAGAAAATTCTTGTTGCCAATCGAGGCGAAATTGCTTTACGAATCATTCGTACCTGTAAGGATATGGGTATCCAATCCGTTGCGGTTTATTCTGAGATCGATCGAAAGAGTCCGCATGTTTTATTTGCCGACGAGGCTTATCCACTGGGAGGCGTTACCTCTACGGAGAGTTATCTGCGAGGGGATAAGATAATCGAAATCGCCTTGCAGCACGATGTACAGGCCATCCATCCGGGCTATGGTTTTTTGTCCGAAAACGCTGATTTTGCCCGCGCGGTTCGGCAGGCGGGGTTGATCTTTATCGGCCCGCCGCCGGAAGCCATTGAACTGATGGGCAGCAAAACAGCCGCCCGCATTTTAATGCGCGAACACGACGTACCGACCATTCCGGGCACGCTGGAGCCGATTACATCGGAACGGGAAGCGCTTAAGGTGGCCGAAGAGATCGGCTATCCCATCCTGTTAAAAGCCTCTGCCGGCGGAGGAGGCAAGGGCATGCGGCTGGTGCACAGGGCAGAAGAGCTGGCAGACGCTCTGCAGGGCGCGGCGCGGGAGGCGCAGTCTGCCTTTGGCGACGCCAGCGTGTACATTGAAAAATATCTGGAAAAACCGCGTCACATCGAATTTCAGATTCTGGCCGATCAGCATGGCAATATTGTGCATCTGGGCGAGCGCGAATGCTCCATCCAGCGCCGCCATCAAAAAATCATCGAAGAAGCGCCTTCGGTGGTATTAACGCCGGAGTTGCGCCAGCAAATGGGCGAAGCGGCCATTAAAGCGGCGCGCGCCTGCGGTTATCACAACGCGGGCACCATCGAGTTTATGCTCGATAAAGACGGTCGTTTTTATTTTTTAGAAATGAACACGCGTCTGCAGGTGGAACATCCGGTAACGGAACTGGTGACCGGTCTGGACCTGGTGCAGGAACAAATTCTAGTCGCGGCAGGCAAAAAACTGGCCATTCAGCAGTCGTACACTTCGTTTTATGGGCACGCCATTGAATGCCGTCTGTACGCTGAAGACGCGGATAATAATTTTTCGCCCTCACCAGGGACGATCACGTTTTTGCGTCCGGCCATGGGGCCCGGCATTCGCGAGGACTCCGGCGTGGCCGAAGGGAACGAAATTTCCCTTTACTACGATCCGATGATCTCCAAATTGATTGCCTGGGGCGCCAATCGTGAACAGGCCATCAATCGCATGATTCGCGCCTTAAAGGAATATCAACTGGCGGGCATTAAGACCAATTTCGGATTTTTGCTCAGGGTGCTGCAACATCCGGCCTTTAAGGCAGGGCAACTGAGCACAACCTTTATTGACCAGCACCGCGAAGATTTATTTAAAGAAGACCTTGCGGAAACGGAAGCCCTGGCGCTGGCCGCTTTGCTCGGCCACGTTAAAAGGCCTGCAAAATCATTTAAAATCGCTCAGCAAAACAATAAACCGGCGACCTCTCAATGGAAGATTGTCGGCCGCATGAAAAATGCGAGGTGA
- a CDS encoding acetyl-CoA carboxylase biotin carboxyl carrier protein subunit, with protein sequence MKYVVKIGEQEVTFDYDESSGKLTNQNKRDVPYDWVEVAKGCFSLLLNGKSYLLYLEPSNGSYRLFTEGRMISASVQDEQNLLISKLVKAHKGEPKEQVIKASIPGLVTKVFVKAGDSLKKDDTVLTLEAMKMENLIKAPCGCVVEKVFVKTGQTVQQNQELVLLKKVE encoded by the coding sequence ATGAAGTATGTGGTAAAAATAGGCGAGCAAGAAGTAACGTTTGACTATGATGAAAGCAGCGGGAAGCTTACCAATCAAAACAAGCGCGACGTGCCTTACGACTGGGTAGAAGTGGCAAAGGGCTGTTTTTCGCTTTTGTTAAACGGAAAGAGCTACCTGCTGTATCTGGAACCCTCCAACGGTTCTTACAGGTTGTTTACGGAAGGCCGGATGATTAGCGCCAGTGTTCAGGACGAGCAGAATTTATTAATCAGCAAATTAGTAAAAGCGCACAAAGGCGAGCCCAAAGAGCAGGTCATCAAAGCGTCCATTCCCGGCCTTGTAACCAAAGTGTTTGTTAAAGCGGGCGATTCTTTAAAAAAGGACGATACGGTTTTAACCCTGGAAGCCATGAAGATGGAAAACCTGATTAAAGCGCCCTGTGGTTGTGTGGTGGAAAAAGTTTTTGTCAAAACAGGACAAACCGTGCAGCAAAATCAGGAGCTGGTGCTGCTGAAAAAGGTGGAGTGA
- a CDS encoding DUF4382 domain-containing protein: MVHKNFKIGFLILVFVLSLGLIVNSCEKADDSLTTADVGKVTLKITDSPFPLKFVEEANVTITLIEMHSVDSVNGGEWITVWEGSQTINLLELRDGKTEDLPEAEVPAGTYNMILMRIDSVSIKYVNGTEVSLDLPDDARAGIRVMLVPPVEVENGALSEILLDFDVSKSFRMSGKWHRNFPGFMFRPVVRAVWMNKAGAIAGAVSDTSGAALSDVQIQVVRDSVVTHTFTNRMGFYKILGLPEGTYTLKAEKEGYQSEEVNGIQVTRGQVVNQNFTLLPQ; encoded by the coding sequence ATGGTACACAAAAATTTTAAAATAGGTTTTCTAATCCTCGTTTTTGTCCTGTCTTTGGGGCTCATCGTTAATAGTTGTGAAAAGGCGGACGACAGCCTGACCACGGCTGATGTGGGCAAGGTGACCTTAAAGATCACGGATTCGCCTTTTCCGCTTAAGTTCGTTGAGGAGGCGAATGTAACGATTACTTTAATTGAAATGCACAGTGTTGACAGCGTCAATGGCGGCGAATGGATTACAGTGTGGGAAGGAAGTCAAACCATCAACTTGCTGGAACTGCGCGACGGAAAAACCGAAGACCTGCCGGAAGCGGAAGTGCCTGCCGGCACATACAACATGATTCTCATGCGCATCGATTCGGTGAGCATTAAATATGTTAACGGCACAGAGGTTTCTCTTGACCTGCCAGATGACGCACGCGCCGGTATCCGGGTTATGCTGGTGCCTCCTGTGGAAGTGGAAAACGGCGCATTGTCTGAAATATTGCTCGATTTTGATGTGAGTAAATCGTTCCGCATGAGCGGAAAATGGCATCGGAACTTTCCGGGCTTTATGTTCCGTCCGGTTGTTCGCGCGGTGTGGATGAACAAAGCCGGCGCTATTGCAGGCGCGGTGAGCGATACCAGTGGCGCAGCCCTGAGCGATGTGCAAATCCAGGTCGTCCGGGATTCAGTGGTCACGCATACTTTTACCAACCGAATGGGCTTTTACAAAATTTTAGGTTTGCCGGAAGGTACCTACACGCTCAAGGCTGAAAAAGAAGGTTATCAGAGCGAAGAGGTTAACGGCATTCAGGTGACCAGAGGACAGGTGGTTAACCAGAATTTTACGCTGCTTCCTCAATAA
- a CDS encoding T9SS type A sorting domain-containing protein — MKRFFYLSLLILLLPAFLLAETNLLKNADLETREPGFWNRVNDDGTHAIWASDTAASNPWNTDLPSEYSFKITKDAASSDVIGWKSLNNADRYWNRATTEGANKLYNVSFYVKTEGVNTNPATMDEKIYVRYSFLAGGSLIAEKVMEVDQSVASKPWHKVEDAIYVGGAPEEIYIELLMGKDATGTVWFDNIYCNVADGWAMGVFNGDAETPEGWLHWTSSSKIGYANVVDSVAHSGVYSVLLKEEDTDDDEMVFYSQPVPAQAGKWYKIGVWVKTEGVNTDTMWYPSNVVPDRDVDRVAINFFFHKAPIETDWNLVGGDQFFYIDQRIGHENSEWIHYVAVAKAPEEAAGVSMRARFNPFATGKVYWDDFSIEELEVLPNVIANPSVETREPGFWNRVNDDGTHAIWASDTAASNPWNTDLPSEYSFKITKDAASSDVIGWKSLNNADRYWNRATTEGANKLYNVSFYVKTEGVNTNPATMDEKIYVRYSFLAGGSLIAEKIMEVDQSVASKPWHKVEDAIYVGGAPEEIYIELLMGKDATGTVWFDNIYCNVADGWAMGVFNGSAETPEGWLHWTSTSKIGYANVVDSVAHSGTYSVRLEEKDNEDDEMVFYSIPQPAETGKWYMISAWVKNVGVNTDTVWYPTNVLPDREIDRIAINFFYHKAPIETDWNLVGGDQFFYVDQRAGKENLDWTLYSVLSQAPEEAAGVSMRARYNPFATGVTYWDDFAIQEVVPLTVDIDDPSKTLPVIATDYNLSNNYPNPFNPTTVIEYTVPKAGKVTIAIYDVLGRKVRTLVDQDMMPGTYTAMWDGTNDAGHRVTSGVYFYQLNAENAVITKKMTFMK, encoded by the coding sequence ATGAAGCGCTTTTTTTACCTTTCCCTGTTAATTTTATTGCTTCCTGCATTTTTGCTGGCAGAAACAAACCTGCTGAAAAATGCAGACCTGGAAACTCGGGAGCCGGGTTTCTGGAATCGCGTTAATGACGATGGTACGCATGCCATCTGGGCTTCGGATACGGCTGCCAGCAATCCCTGGAATACGGACCTGCCCAGCGAATATTCTTTTAAGATCACCAAGGACGCGGCCAGCAGCGATGTGATTGGCTGGAAGAGTTTGAATAATGCCGATCGTTATTGGAATCGCGCAACCACGGAGGGGGCCAATAAGCTTTACAATGTTAGCTTTTATGTAAAGACGGAGGGCGTTAATACCAATCCTGCGACGATGGATGAGAAGATTTACGTTCGTTATTCTTTTCTGGCGGGCGGTAGTTTGATCGCAGAGAAGGTAATGGAAGTGGATCAGAGTGTTGCCAGTAAGCCGTGGCACAAAGTTGAAGACGCTATTTACGTGGGCGGCGCTCCGGAAGAGATTTACATTGAACTGTTGATGGGTAAAGACGCCACGGGTACGGTGTGGTTTGACAACATTTATTGTAATGTGGCTGATGGCTGGGCCATGGGCGTATTTAACGGCGATGCAGAGACGCCGGAAGGCTGGCTGCACTGGACTTCCAGCAGCAAAATTGGTTATGCCAATGTAGTGGATTCGGTGGCGCATAGCGGCGTTTATAGCGTATTGTTAAAAGAAGAAGATACCGATGACGATGAAATGGTCTTTTATAGTCAGCCCGTACCCGCCCAGGCCGGCAAATGGTATAAAATTGGCGTTTGGGTAAAAACCGAAGGCGTTAATACCGACACCATGTGGTATCCGAGCAATGTGGTGCCAGATCGCGATGTAGATCGTGTGGCGATCAATTTCTTTTTTCACAAAGCGCCCATCGAAACCGATTGGAATCTGGTCGGTGGCGATCAGTTCTTTTACATTGATCAACGAATCGGCCATGAAAACAGCGAATGGATTCATTATGTGGCGGTGGCCAAAGCTCCGGAAGAAGCGGCCGGTGTAAGCATGCGCGCACGTTTTAACCCATTTGCTACCGGGAAAGTTTACTGGGATGATTTCTCTATTGAAGAGCTGGAAGTATTGCCTAATGTTATTGCTAATCCCAGCGTTGAAACTCGGGAGCCGGGTTTCTGGAATCGCGTTAATGACGATGGCACGCATGCCATCTGGGCTTCGGATACGGCTGCCAGCAATCCCTGGAATACGGACCTGCCCAGCGAATATTCTTTTAAGATCACCAAGGACGCGGCCAGCAGCGATGTGATTGGCTGGAAGAGTTTGAATAATGCCGATCGTTATTGGAATCGCGCAACCACGGAGGGCGCCAACAAGCTTTACAATGTTAGCTTTTATGTAAAGACGGAGGGCGTTAATACCAATCCTGCGACGATGGATGAGAAGATTTACGTTCGTTATTCTTTTCTGGCGGGCGGTAGTTTGATCGCAGAGAAGATAATGGAAGTTGATCAGAGCGTTGCCAGTAAGCCGTGGCACAAAGTTGAAGACGCCATTTACGTGGGCGGCGCTCCGGAAGAGATTTACATTGAACTGTTGATGGGTAAAGACGCCACCGGCACGGTGTGGTTTGACAACATTTATTGTAATGTGGCAGATGGCTGGGCCATGGGCGTATTTAACGGCAGCGCGGAGACGCCGGAAGGCTGGCTGCACTGGACTTCTACCAGTAAAATTGGTTATGCCAATGTAGTGGATTCGGTAGCGCATAGCGGAACGTACTCAGTAAGGCTGGAAGAAAAAGACAACGAAGACGATGAAATGGTCTTCTACTCTATTCCTCAACCTGCCGAAACCGGCAAATGGTACATGATCAGCGCCTGGGTCAAAAACGTAGGCGTTAATACCGATACCGTATGGTATCCGACCAATGTACTTCCCGATCGTGAAATCGATCGAATTGCCATTAATTTCTTTTACCATAAAGCGCCCATCGAAACCGATTGGAATCTGGTTGGCGGCGATCAGTTCTTCTATGTTGATCAGCGCGCCGGAAAAGAAAATCTGGACTGGACGCTGTATTCCGTGCTTTCTCAGGCGCCTGAAGAGGCGGCCGGCGTAAGCATGCGCGCCCGTTACAATCCTTTTGCAACCGGCGTAACTTACTGGGATGATTTCGCCATTCAGGAAGTGGTGCCGCTGACAGTGGATATTGACGATCCTTCAAAAACGCTGCCGGTGATTGCCACCGATTACAATCTGTCGAACAACTATCCCAATCCCTTCAATCCGACGACTGTAATCGAATACACAGTGCCCAAAGCCGGTAAGGTAACCATTGCCATCTACGATGTGCTGGGCCGCAAGGTGCGTACTCTGGTCGATCAGGATATGATGCCAGGTACTTACACCGCCATGTGGGATGGAACCAATGATGCCGGCCATAGAGTGACCTCCGGCGTTTACTTTTATCAACTGAACGCTGAAAATGCAGTGATTACCAAGAAGATGACATTCATGAAATAG
- the metH gene encoding methionine synthase, which translates to MQDKEKRIRSQLEKRILVLDGAMGTMIQRYRLGEEDFRGSRFKDWPTDLKGNNDLLSLTQPDIIREIHAAYLDAGADIIETNTFNANAISLADYQMEELVYEMNRASAQLARQAADAKTAETPHKPRFVAGSVGPTNRTLSISPKVEDPGYRAVTFDQVVDAYYQQVKGLIEGGVDLILIETIFDTLNAKAALYAIQNCFDELNTHLPIMISVTIVDKSGRTLSGQTLEAFWVSIKPYPIFSVGLNCSLGPEEMRPFIEELSKMADVYVTLYPNAGLPNQFGEYEATADQMSVVLKEYAAQGWLNIVGGCCGTTPEHIRAFVEIVEHLPPRKIPEPPIYTQFSGLEALTILPTSNFINIGERCNIAGSRKFARLIREGHFEEAVAIARKQVEDGAQILDVNMDEGLIDSVEAMKRFLNLIAAEPDIARVPVMIDSSRWEVIEAGLKCLQGKSIINSISLKEGEETFLEHARMARRLGAAVLVMAFDEKGQADTLERRIEVCTRAYRLLTEKIHFPPQDIILDPNIFAVGTGMSEHANYALDYLEAVRYIKAHLPYAKVSGGVSNLSFSFRGNNLIREAMHSAFLYHAIQAGMDMGIVNAGQITVYEDIPKDLLELVEDVLFNRRPDATERLIAFAQQARQSTVKEEKKLAWREKGVEERLHYALIKGITEFIEADTEEAYQKYGDPIKVIEGPLMEGMKTVGDLFGSGKMFLPQVVKSARVMKKAVAHLTPYLEALKLQSASTARGKILLATVKGDVHDIGKNIVGVVLGCNNYEIIDLGVMVPAEKIIEAARALKVDIIGLSGLITPSLDEMVHVAKELDRQGLDLPLLIGGATTSQKHTAVKIAPAYSRGLAVYVPDASQSVGVVSNLLNRKTRAKFASALRNDYQKLAENFHKQRSRVRLIPIEEARRNRLKLSFSPKEITAPQTSGLQILKNYSIDLLRERIDWTPFFNAWELRGKYPQILTESEHREEAQKLFNDANRLLDEITRKQWLQANGVLGVFPANAIGDDIEVYGNVERTQLLAVVHTLRQQMQRNGRKPNFALSDFIAPKESGINDYLGFFVVTAGIGLQEVITHLEADHNDYKIIMLKALSDRLAEAFAEHLHERLRKEFWGYARDENLSNEQIIAEKYRGIRPAPGYPACPDHTEKQTIFKILQATEKIGVTLTESMAMQPAASVAGYYFAHPKARYFGVGKIGMDQLTDYAHRKGMSIESLKRWLAPILIEEDG; encoded by the coding sequence ATGCAGGATAAAGAAAAACGGATTCGTTCTCAGCTTGAAAAACGTATTTTAGTGCTGGACGGCGCCATGGGCACCATGATCCAGCGCTACCGCCTCGGCGAAGAAGATTTCCGCGGCTCACGCTTTAAGGACTGGCCAACAGACCTTAAAGGCAACAACGACTTGCTGAGCCTGACGCAGCCCGACATCATTCGCGAAATTCACGCCGCCTATCTGGACGCCGGAGCCGACATCATTGAGACCAATACGTTTAACGCCAACGCCATTTCTCTGGCAGACTACCAGATGGAAGAGCTGGTTTATGAGATGAATCGGGCCTCGGCTCAACTGGCCAGACAGGCGGCGGACGCCAAAACCGCAGAAACGCCCCATAAACCGCGCTTTGTGGCCGGTTCGGTGGGCCCTACCAATCGCACGCTTTCCATTTCGCCCAAAGTGGAAGATCCCGGCTACCGGGCCGTAACCTTTGACCAGGTAGTGGACGCCTACTACCAGCAGGTCAAGGGCTTGATCGAGGGCGGCGTCGATTTAATCCTGATCGAAACGATCTTCGATACGCTAAACGCCAAAGCCGCTCTTTACGCCATTCAGAATTGTTTTGACGAGCTCAACACCCATCTGCCGATCATGATTTCTGTGACCATTGTGGACAAAAGCGGGCGCACGCTATCGGGGCAAACCTTAGAGGCCTTTTGGGTTTCCATTAAGCCCTACCCCATATTCAGCGTCGGTTTAAATTGTTCGCTGGGGCCGGAAGAAATGCGGCCTTTTATCGAAGAGTTGAGCAAAATGGCCGACGTTTACGTAACGCTTTATCCCAATGCCGGCTTGCCCAATCAATTTGGCGAATACGAAGCCACGGCCGACCAGATGTCCGTCGTTTTAAAAGAGTACGCCGCTCAGGGCTGGCTGAACATTGTGGGCGGTTGCTGCGGCACCACGCCCGAGCACATCCGCGCCTTTGTGGAGATCGTCGAGCATCTGCCGCCGCGTAAAATCCCTGAACCGCCGATTTACACGCAGTTCAGCGGCCTGGAGGCTTTAACCATTTTGCCCACCAGCAATTTCATCAACATCGGCGAGCGCTGTAATATCGCCGGTTCGCGTAAATTCGCCCGCCTGATTCGCGAAGGCCATTTTGAAGAAGCCGTGGCCATCGCCCGCAAACAGGTGGAAGACGGCGCGCAAATTTTAGACGTAAACATGGACGAAGGATTAATCGATTCCGTTGAAGCCATGAAGCGCTTTTTGAATTTGATTGCCGCCGAGCCCGACATCGCGCGCGTTCCGGTGATGATCGATTCTTCGCGCTGGGAAGTGATTGAGGCAGGATTAAAATGCCTGCAGGGAAAATCGATCATCAATTCCATCAGCCTTAAAGAAGGCGAGGAAACGTTTTTAGAACACGCCCGCATGGCGCGACGCCTGGGCGCCGCGGTGCTGGTAATGGCCTTTGACGAAAAGGGACAGGCGGATACTCTGGAAAGACGCATCGAGGTTTGCACACGCGCCTACAGGCTGCTTACCGAAAAAATCCACTTCCCGCCGCAGGACATCATCCTGGACCCCAACATTTTTGCCGTGGGCACCGGTATGAGCGAGCACGCCAACTACGCGCTCGATTACCTGGAAGCCGTTCGCTACATTAAAGCTCACCTGCCTTACGCCAAAGTTAGCGGCGGGGTGAGCAACCTCTCTTTTTCTTTTCGCGGCAACAACCTGATACGCGAGGCCATGCATTCGGCCTTTTTGTACCATGCCATTCAGGCCGGCATGGATATGGGCATCGTCAACGCCGGCCAGATAACCGTGTACGAAGACATTCCCAAAGACCTGCTGGAACTGGTGGAAGACGTGCTGTTCAACCGTCGGCCCGACGCCACAGAGCGTTTGATCGCCTTTGCCCAGCAGGCGCGGCAGTCAACCGTTAAAGAAGAAAAAAAATTAGCATGGCGCGAAAAAGGCGTGGAAGAACGACTGCACTACGCTCTGATCAAAGGCATTACCGAATTCATTGAAGCCGACACCGAAGAAGCCTACCAGAAATACGGCGACCCCATCAAGGTCATCGAAGGCCCCTTAATGGAAGGCATGAAAACGGTGGGCGATCTTTTCGGCTCGGGCAAGATGTTTTTACCGCAGGTGGTCAAAAGCGCCCGCGTGATGAAAAAAGCGGTGGCCCACTTAACGCCCTATCTGGAAGCTCTTAAACTACAAAGCGCCTCTACGGCCAGGGGAAAGATTCTGCTGGCCACCGTTAAAGGCGACGTACACGACATCGGCAAGAACATTGTAGGCGTGGTGCTGGGTTGCAACAATTACGAGATCATCGATCTGGGCGTGATGGTTCCCGCAGAAAAGATCATCGAAGCGGCGCGCGCCTTAAAGGTGGACATTATCGGGCTGAGCGGGTTAATTACGCCCTCGTTGGATGAAATGGTGCACGTGGCCAAAGAGCTGGATCGGCAGGGGCTCGATTTGCCATTGCTCATCGGCGGCGCAACCACCTCGCAAAAACACACGGCGGTAAAGATCGCCCCGGCTTATTCCAGAGGGCTGGCCGTTTACGTGCCCGACGCCTCGCAGTCGGTGGGCGTGGTCAGCAATCTTTTAAATCGTAAAACGCGCGCAAAATTTGCCAGCGCCCTGCGCAATGATTACCAGAAATTAGCGGAGAATTTCCACAAACAACGTTCCAGAGTCAGGCTTATTCCCATTGAAGAAGCGCGGCGTAATCGCCTGAAGCTTTCTTTCAGCCCAAAAGAGATTACCGCGCCCCAAACCAGCGGCCTGCAAATTCTAAAAAATTACTCCATCGATCTTTTGCGCGAACGAATCGACTGGACGCCCTTTTTTAACGCCTGGGAGTTGCGCGGTAAATATCCGCAAATCCTAACAGAATCGGAGCATCGGGAGGAAGCGCAAAAATTGTTTAACGACGCCAACCGCCTGCTGGATGAAATTACCCGTAAACAATGGCTACAGGCCAACGGCGTTCTGGGCGTCTTTCCGGCCAACGCCATTGGCGACGACATCGAAGTCTATGGCAATGTCGAACGGACGCAGCTTCTGGCGGTCGTTCACACCCTGCGTCAACAAATGCAGCGCAACGGCAGAAAACCGAATTTCGCCCTGTCCGACTTCATTGCCCCCAAAGAGAGCGGAATTAATGACTACCTCGGTTTCTTCGTGGTAACGGCAGGCATTGGCCTGCAGGAAGTCATCACACATCTTGAGGCAGATCACAACGACTACAAAATCATCATGCTAAAAGCCCTGTCCGACCGCCTGGCAGAAGCCTTTGCCGAGCACCTGCACGAACGGCTGCGCAAAGAGTTCTGGGGATACGCCAGAGATGAAAATTTGAGCAATGAGCAGATCATCGCCGAAAAATACCGGGGCATTCGACCCGCTCCGGGCTACCCGGCCTGCCCCGATCACACCGAAAAGCAAACGATTTTTAAAATACTGCAGGCCACTGAGAAGATTGGCGTTACGCTAACTGAATCGATGGCCATGCAACCGGCGGCTTCGGTGGCTGGCTACTATTTTGCACACCCCAAAGCCCGTTACTTTGGCGTGGGTAAAATCGGCATGGACCAGCTTACCGACTACGCGCACCGCAAAGGAATGAGCATTGAATCGCTTAAACGCTGGTTGGCGCCCATCCTTATCGAAGAAGACGGTTAA
- a CDS encoding DUF6901 family protein yields MKKDKQLHFIYRFLFDTGKTLSFDIELDAETLEIIPKNSFQPSRLSQLDFHQCANCPLTKEEHPLCPVTRNLEYILKDFKDIISYEKVTVLVETEERTYSSRTSVQQGLGSMMGIFMVSSGCPILAKLKPMVRFHLPFATLTETIFRAASTYLLGEFIKYKKGQPADWDMDGLIETYREIEEVNAGLASRFRAITGRDAHLNALIALDVFAKELPQTIKESLREFEYLYQ; encoded by the coding sequence ATGAAGAAAGACAAACAATTGCACTTTATCTATCGCTTTTTATTCGACACCGGCAAAACGCTGAGTTTTGACATTGAACTGGATGCGGAGACGCTGGAAATCATACCCAAAAACTCCTTTCAACCGTCCAGGTTATCGCAATTGGATTTTCATCAATGCGCCAATTGCCCGTTGACAAAAGAAGAACATCCTCTGTGTCCGGTAACGCGCAATCTGGAATACATTTTGAAGGATTTTAAGGACATTATCTCTTACGAAAAGGTTACCGTTCTGGTGGAGACGGAAGAGCGAACTTATTCCTCACGAACATCGGTGCAACAAGGCCTGGGCTCCATGATGGGCATATTTATGGTGAGCAGCGGATGCCCGATTCTGGCTAAATTAAAGCCCATGGTTCGTTTTCATTTACCCTTTGCCACCTTAACCGAAACCATCTTCAGGGCTGCCAGCACTTATCTGTTAGGCGAATTCATCAAATACAAAAAGGGGCAGCCGGCCGATTGGGATATGGACGGACTGATTGAAACTTACCGCGAGATCGAAGAGGTCAATGCCGGACTGGCCAGCCGCTTTCGCGCCATTACCGGCCGCGATGCCCACCTGAACGCTTTAATTGCCCTCGATGTATTTGCCAAGGAATTGCCGCAAACCATTAAAGAAAGCCTGCGGGAATTCGAATACCTTTACCAATAA